The Candidatus Methylomirabilota bacterium genome contains the following window.
GGCGTCCTCAACGTCGCGGGTTACTCCGACGGGCTGCTCCACATGCTCTCGCACGCCGTGCGCGAGGGCTTCGTCCGCCCCGACTACTTTGCCCTCCTGCTCTTTGCCGATACGCCCGAGGGAATGCTCGACCGCTTTGCC
Protein-coding sequences here:
- a CDS encoding TIGR00730 family Rossman fold protein produces the protein GVLNVAGYSDGLLHMLSHAVREGFVRPDYFALLLFADTPEGMLDRFAAWQPPALPRAWLAPSQT